In a genomic window of Gloeocapsopsis dulcis:
- a CDS encoding HNH endonuclease: MAKVLVLNASYEPLNITSWRRAVVLLIKGKAERVEHNGKHLYPDFPLPTVIRLRHYVRVPYKEIPLTRRNILHRDSHTCQYCGYTGDDLTLDHVVPRSRGGGDAWENIVTACVRCNVKKGSRTPLEAHMYLHHPPRKPYSSLYFEVSKHLKSGLHDEWQKYIIGL; encoded by the coding sequence ATGGCTAAGGTTCTAGTCCTGAACGCCTCTTACGAACCGCTCAATATTACGAGCTGGCGGCGAGCAGTTGTTCTGTTAATCAAAGGTAAAGCTGAGCGAGTAGAACACAACGGTAAGCATCTTTATCCTGACTTTCCCTTGCCAACCGTTATCCGACTGCGTCACTACGTGCGGGTTCCCTACAAGGAAATTCCTTTGACTCGCCGTAACATTCTTCACCGTGACAGTCATACCTGTCAATACTGCGGTTACACAGGCGATGATTTGACTCTCGATCATGTTGTTCCGCGATCGCGAGGCGGTGGTGATGCTTGGGAAAATATAGTTACTGCTTGTGTGCGATGTAACGTTAAAAAAGGTAGTCGTACCCCGCTTGAAGCACATATGTATCTCCACCATCCGCCACGTAAACCTTACAGTAGCTTGTATTTTGAAGTGAGTAAGCACCTCAAAAGTGGACTACATGATGAATGGCAAAAATATATTATTGGGCTTTAA
- a CDS encoding M48 family metalloprotease, producing the protein MASPNSFVVAGFTALNQGDYHKAIAQLEAVVQNDSDPTTLVKVQMGLVIAYKNIGDERAIALCQTLSHHPDPQIQTWALRHFQELNRPSQQPKLTQVNQSDHTSSLEQNSAAPATPPTEHRAQRLKKLQRLPKINLLPLWLLQAGTAIAFFWLTRELLQVFMRVTNDLLVNLPYLEPIQLFYRDPTQFVLVAFLLVFSVSPWLLDGLLRIFYGLQSLSLDTLASHSPEACHLLERYYQRQNWGVPQLRLLPIAVPLALTYGNLPRNARIVVTQGLLEHLAANEIATIYATQLGHIAHKDFALMSLIMAATQLPYIAYYQISQWGNKIPYLYLRFIAGTIANFAYVVWYLLCIPTVWLSQVRIYYSDRLATEMTGNPNGLTRALLKIIQGIAIDIHQQEGISWLLESWQLLFPINHNQAITLSACKTLTDFERVLTWDCYNSYRSWFSLNQMHPLVGDRVQHLTHIAQNWHLKPELALLRTNVEQSFMSFLLQGAPFFGIILGLIFGCLTWFVGAIGIWFRIPQLAWMFGDWFLVLGSLPIGFSIGTFIRVNSFFPDINFASKSDLLNFLANPNTLPLDSQPMRLQGKLLGRCGISNWLAPVLILELDIGLIRLHQPLLKLINTFLRRQSQVEELIGQDIIVLGWCRRGATLWLDLATWHTQTRSGRSNHPVWSTILACATAIWGAYIILQGGTT; encoded by the coding sequence ATGGCTTCTCCCAACTCATTTGTAGTAGCTGGATTCACAGCTTTAAATCAAGGAGATTATCACAAGGCGATCGCGCAACTCGAAGCAGTGGTTCAAAACGACAGCGATCCAACAACACTTGTGAAAGTACAGATGGGTTTAGTCATCGCCTATAAAAATATTGGAGATGAACGAGCGATCGCACTTTGCCAAACTTTAAGCCATCATCCCGATCCTCAAATTCAAACATGGGCATTGCGTCATTTTCAGGAATTAAATCGCCCTTCTCAACAACCTAAACTAACGCAAGTAAATCAATCTGATCACACCAGTTCACTAGAACAGAATTCCGCCGCGCCAGCTACACCTCCAACTGAACATCGTGCCCAACGATTAAAAAAACTGCAACGACTGCCTAAGATAAATTTGCTACCGCTGTGGTTACTACAAGCAGGAACAGCAATTGCCTTTTTCTGGCTAACCCGCGAACTGCTACAAGTATTCATGCGCGTAACCAATGATTTACTAGTTAACCTACCCTACCTAGAACCAATCCAACTTTTTTACCGCGATCCGACACAGTTTGTTCTCGTCGCATTTCTTCTGGTGTTCAGTGTTTCTCCTTGGTTACTTGATGGCTTACTACGAATATTCTATGGCTTGCAATCCTTATCGCTCGATACACTAGCGTCTCATAGCCCAGAAGCTTGCCACTTACTAGAACGCTACTATCAGCGACAAAATTGGGGAGTACCCCAGCTAAGATTGTTACCGATTGCAGTACCACTAGCACTCACTTATGGCAACTTACCCAGAAATGCCCGTATTGTCGTAACTCAAGGACTTCTAGAACACTTAGCAGCGAATGAAATTGCCACGATTTATGCAACTCAATTAGGACATATTGCTCACAAAGATTTTGCCCTCATGTCCTTGATTATGGCTGCGACGCAGTTACCTTACATCGCGTATTACCAAATATCGCAATGGGGTAATAAAATTCCTTACTTATATCTGCGATTTATTGCTGGCACGATCGCTAATTTTGCCTACGTGGTTTGGTATCTTCTTTGCATTCCTACAGTTTGGCTATCTCAAGTACGAATTTACTACAGCGATCGCCTAGCAACTGAAATGACAGGTAATCCCAATGGCTTAACTCGTGCCTTACTCAAAATTATTCAAGGTATCGCAATAGACATTCACCAGCAAGAGGGTATCAGTTGGCTATTAGAAAGTTGGCAGTTGCTTTTTCCCATCAATCACAATCAAGCTATCACGCTTAGTGCGTGCAAAACATTGACTGACTTTGAGCGCGTACTAACTTGGGATTGTTATAATTCTTACCGATCCTGGTTCAGTCTTAACCAGATGCATCCGCTTGTAGGCGATCGCGTGCAACATCTTACTCACATTGCTCAAAATTGGCATTTGAAACCTGAATTGGCATTACTAAGAACCAATGTAGAACAGTCTTTTATGTCTTTTTTACTACAAGGTGCTCCTTTTTTCGGCATTATCTTAGGCTTAATTTTTGGATGTCTGACTTGGTTTGTTGGCGCAATTGGAATTTGGTTCAGAATACCGCAGTTAGCATGGATGTTTGGCGACTGGTTTTTAGTTTTAGGTTCTTTACCAATAGGCTTTAGTATTGGCACGTTTATTCGCGTCAATTCTTTTTTTCCTGATATTAACTTTGCTTCAAAGTCTGATCTCCTCAACTTCTTAGCTAACCCCAATACGCTTCCCTTAGATAGCCAACCTATGCGTCTGCAAGGTAAACTCCTAGGACGTTGCGGTATTAGCAACTGGCTAGCGCCAGTTTTGATTTTAGAATTAGATATTGGGTTAATTCGACTTCATCAACCATTACTTAAACTTATTAATACATTTCTCCGCAGACAGTCACAGGTTGAAGAGCTAATTGGTCAAGATATTATCGTGCTTGGTTGGTGTCGTCGTGGAGCTACGTTGTGGTTGGATCTTGCTACCTGGCATACTCAAACCAGGAGTGGTCGTAGCAATCATCCAGTTTGGTCTACAATTTTAGCTTGTGCTACTGCTATATGGGGAGCATATATTATCCTACAAGGTGGCACAACTTGA
- a CDS encoding citrate synthase: MSVCEFKPGLEGIPAAQSSISFVNGQEGILEYRGIRIEDLAENSTFLETAYLLIWGKLPTKDELIEFEHEVRYHRRIKYRIRDMMKSFPESGHPMDALQASAAALGLFYSRRDLDNPVYIRDAVVRLLATIPTMVAAFQLMRKGNDPVRPRDDLDYSANFLYMLSEREPDPLMARIFDVCLTLHAEHTMNASTFSARVTASTLTDPYAVVASAVGTLGGPLHGGANEEVIGMLEEIGSVENVRPYLEDRLQRKAKIMGFGHRVYKVKDPRATILQKLAEQLFEKFGYDKYYDIAVELEHAIAEKLGQKGIYPNVDFYSGLVYRKMGIPTDLFTPVFAIARVAGWLAHWKEQIAENRIFRPTQVYTGHHDVSYTPVEQR; encoded by the coding sequence ATGTCCGTCTGCGAATTTAAGCCAGGTTTAGAAGGCATTCCCGCCGCCCAATCCAGTATTAGCTTTGTTAATGGACAAGAGGGAATACTGGAATATCGTGGTATCCGCATTGAAGACCTTGCGGAAAATAGTACTTTTTTGGAAACAGCTTATCTGCTTATTTGGGGTAAGCTACCCACAAAAGACGAATTGATTGAGTTTGAACACGAAGTTCGCTACCACCGACGGATTAAATACCGCATTCGGGACATGATGAAAAGTTTTCCTGAAAGTGGTCATCCGATGGATGCGTTACAAGCTTCCGCCGCAGCACTTGGTTTATTTTATTCGCGCCGCGACTTAGATAATCCTGTTTATATTCGAGATGCGGTCGTCCGACTCCTCGCCACGATTCCCACAATGGTTGCGGCGTTTCAGTTAATGCGTAAAGGAAATGATCCAGTACGTCCGCGTGACGATTTAGATTATTCTGCCAACTTTCTTTATATGCTCAGCGAACGCGAACCCGACCCCTTAATGGCGCGGATTTTTGATGTTTGCTTAACACTCCATGCCGAACATACAATGAATGCTTCGACATTCTCGGCACGAGTTACCGCTTCGACACTTACTGATCCTTACGCGGTTGTTGCTTCTGCAGTCGGCACTTTAGGAGGACCATTGCACGGTGGCGCGAATGAAGAAGTCATCGGAATGCTCGAAGAAATAGGCTCAGTAGAAAATGTCCGTCCATATCTAGAAGATCGGTTGCAACGAAAAGCCAAAATTATGGGCTTTGGACATCGTGTCTACAAAGTCAAAGATCCAAGGGCAACGATTCTGCAAAAGCTAGCTGAGCAGTTGTTTGAGAAATTCGGCTACGACAAATACTATGATATTGCCGTTGAATTAGAACACGCGATCGCCGAGAAGTTGGGCCAGAAGGGAATTTATCCCAATGTTGACTTCTACTCTGGTTTAGTGTATAGAAAGATGGGAATTCCTACCGACTTGTTTACCCCAGTATTTGCGATCGCCCGCGTTGCTGGTTGGTTAGCCCACTGGAAAGAGCAGATCGCCGAAAATCGGATCTTCCGCCCCACCCAAGTGTATACAGGTCATCATGACGTTTCTTATACACCCGTTGAGCAACGTTGA
- the alr gene encoding alanine racemase: MTLGWQQVPIATMRCDRAWVEINLAALAHNIRQLKHLLSLRTQLMAVVKADAYGHGAVTVAETVLQAGATWLGVATVPEGIELREAGITAPILILGATHTLEQIKAIAHWQLQPTLCNFKQALVFAEALTAMQSEVLPVHIKLDTGMSRLGPPWQQAVEFVQLIARLPNLKIASIYSHLATAESPDQTILRQQQQNFEQAIAQIKHSKLPLFQDEQTQPALHLANSAATLTASDLHYDMVRVGLAMYGLYPACHLSPIDLKPVMQVKARIAQVKTIPTGTGVSYGHKFISDRPIQLAVVGIGYADGVPRNLSNQMTVLVRGQRVPQIGAITMDQLMLDVSAIADVQEGEVVTLLGEDGTEKISADDWATQLNTISWEILCSFKHRLPRIAIP; the protein is encoded by the coding sequence ATGACTTTAGGTTGGCAACAAGTACCAATAGCAACAATGCGATGCGATCGCGCCTGGGTAGAAATTAATTTAGCCGCGTTAGCACACAACATTCGTCAGTTGAAGCATTTACTGTCTTTGAGAACTCAGCTGATGGCAGTAGTCAAGGCAGATGCTTATGGACACGGTGCTGTAACGGTAGCTGAGACGGTGTTACAAGCTGGGGCTACCTGGTTGGGTGTTGCGACTGTACCAGAAGGTATTGAATTAAGAGAAGCCGGAATCACTGCACCAATTTTGATTTTAGGAGCAACGCATACACTAGAACAAATTAAAGCGATCGCCCATTGGCAACTTCAGCCGACATTGTGTAATTTCAAGCAAGCCCTCGTGTTTGCAGAAGCTTTAACGGCAATGCAAAGTGAAGTCTTACCTGTGCATATTAAACTTGATACAGGAATGTCTCGATTGGGACCGCCTTGGCAACAAGCTGTAGAGTTTGTGCAGTTAATTGCGCGGTTGCCCAACTTAAAGATTGCCAGTATTTATTCGCACTTAGCAACTGCAGAAAGCCCTGACCAAACAATCTTAAGGCAGCAACAACAAAATTTTGAGCAAGCGATCGCTCAAATTAAACACTCAAAATTGCCTCTTTTTCAAGACGAGCAAACACAACCCGCGTTGCATCTAGCAAACTCAGCTGCTACTCTCACCGCTTCAGATTTACACTATGACATGGTTCGTGTTGGGCTAGCGATGTATGGACTTTATCCCGCTTGCCATTTATCTCCGATTGACCTGAAGCCTGTAATGCAAGTCAAAGCAAGGATCGCGCAAGTAAAAACAATTCCTACGGGAACTGGAGTTAGTTACGGTCATAAATTTATTAGCGATCGCCCAATTCAACTTGCTGTAGTAGGTATTGGTTATGCTGACGGAGTACCCCGCAATTTGTCTAATCAAATGACTGTCTTAGTTCGAGGTCAGCGCGTGCCCCAAATTGGTGCCATTACGATGGATCAACTGATGTTGGATGTCAGTGCGATCGCTGATGTTCAAGAAGGAGAAGTTGTAACATTACTTGGTGAAGATGGCACAGAAAAAATTTCAGCCGATGACTGGGCAACCCAATTAAATACAATTTCCTGGGAAATTCTTTGTAGTTTTAAGCACCGACTACCACGCATTGCCATACCATAA
- the sixA gene encoding phosphohistidine phosphatase SixA, which produces MATVVELYLIRHGIAQAREIALPDEVRSLTDKGRDKTRQVAQRLYDLGVRFDIVLTSPLVRSQQTAKILHDCKLSRNNIAESAHLAPDGSIYNWLDWLKEQQYPQQTQLALVGHQPNLGHWAEILVWGEQRAKLVLKKAGIIGITLPETDSPIGQSQLYWLTPPKFLL; this is translated from the coding sequence TTGGCAACAGTAGTGGAACTTTATCTCATTCGACATGGTATTGCGCAAGCAAGGGAAATTGCTCTTCCTGACGAAGTGCGATCGCTCACCGACAAAGGACGCGACAAAACACGTCAAGTTGCCCAGCGGCTATACGATTTGGGCGTGCGGTTTGATATTGTATTGACCAGCCCTTTAGTGCGATCGCAGCAAACCGCAAAAATTCTCCACGATTGTAAACTGAGTCGCAACAACATTGCTGAGTCTGCCCATCTTGCGCCTGATGGTAGTATCTACAATTGGTTAGATTGGCTCAAAGAGCAACAATACCCCCAGCAAACGCAGTTAGCCCTCGTCGGTCATCAACCCAATTTAGGGCACTGGGCAGAAATTCTTGTTTGGGGTGAACAGCGCGCTAAACTAGTGCTGAAGAAAGCAGGGATCATTGGAATAACGCTACCAGAAACAGATTCACCCATTGGTCAAAGCCAGTTATATTGGTTAACTCCACCCAAGTTTTTGTTGTGA
- a CDS encoding VOC family protein — translation MDFSCSSAFVTLAAIDLEKLVLFYGNLLGIKPRHYTPSYAEFQLPGLRLGIFRPKIHQPEFKNSSSAMSLCLEVSDLENAIAQLTDLGYPPPGEILTAAHGKEIYAYDPQGNRLILYQSSGK, via the coding sequence ATGGATTTCTCGTGTAGCAGCGCGTTTGTAACATTAGCAGCAATTGATTTAGAAAAGTTAGTACTTTTCTACGGTAATCTACTAGGCATAAAACCACGGCACTACACTCCAAGCTATGCCGAGTTTCAGTTACCAGGTTTGCGATTAGGTATTTTTCGACCAAAGATACACCAACCTGAATTTAAGAACTCTAGTAGCGCAATGAGTTTGTGCCTAGAAGTCAGTGACCTAGAAAATGCCATTGCGCAACTTACTGATCTAGGCTACCCACCACCAGGCGAAATATTAACAGCTGCTCACGGAAAAGAAATTTATGCCTACGATCCACAAGGCAATCGTCTAATTCTATATCAATCAAGTGGTAAATGA
- a CDS encoding glycosyltransferase family 4 protein, producing MNSVSQKHIALISVHGDPAVEIGKEEAGGQNVYVRQVGEALAKLGWQVDMFTRKASASQQKIVQHSTNCRTIRITAGPEEFIPRDNLFKHIPEFVEQMLKFQQESGIEYEIVHTNYWLSAAVGMELKKIQGCKQVHTYHSLGAVKYKSVSTIPMIAKTRLAVEKEVLETAQRIVATSPQEQEHMRSLVSTKGNIDIIPCGTDIHRFGKIQQQQAKQQLGINPDTKVILYVGRFDVRKGIETLVRAVAQSKLRGNADLKLIIGGGSRPGQSDGKERERIEGIVNELGMQDFTVFPGRLGDDDLPTYYAAADICVVPSHYEPFGLVAIEAMASGTPVVASDVGGLQYTVVPEETGLLAPPKDVNAFATAIDRILSNSEWRAQLGYAARKRVEDMFSWDGVAAQLSKLYNQILEEPLVLPAKDEAIATA from the coding sequence ATGAACTCTGTAAGCCAAAAGCATATAGCCTTAATTTCAGTCCACGGAGATCCAGCGGTTGAAATCGGTAAGGAAGAAGCCGGAGGACAAAACGTCTACGTGCGGCAAGTAGGAGAGGCACTTGCCAAGTTGGGTTGGCAGGTTGATATGTTTACCCGTAAAGCAAGTGCTAGTCAACAGAAGATCGTACAACACAGTACTAATTGTCGTACAATTCGCATAACTGCAGGTCCAGAAGAGTTTATACCCCGCGACAACCTGTTCAAGCACATACCCGAATTTGTAGAGCAGATGTTGAAGTTTCAACAGGAATCGGGAATTGAGTATGAAATTGTCCATACCAATTATTGGCTTTCTGCTGCAGTAGGTATGGAGTTAAAGAAAATTCAGGGCTGTAAGCAAGTTCATACTTACCATTCTCTAGGGGCGGTTAAATACAAGTCGGTTTCGACAATTCCCATGATTGCCAAAACTCGCTTAGCAGTGGAAAAAGAAGTTTTAGAGACTGCGCAACGCATCGTCGCCACAAGCCCCCAAGAACAAGAGCATATGCGATCGCTCGTTTCTACTAAAGGCAATATCGATATTATTCCTTGTGGTACAGACATTCATCGCTTTGGTAAAATTCAACAGCAGCAAGCAAAACAGCAGCTAGGAATTAACCCTGATACCAAAGTTATTCTCTATGTAGGACGCTTTGATGTCCGTAAAGGTATCGAAACGTTGGTACGCGCTGTCGCCCAATCAAAACTACGAGGAAATGCTGACCTCAAGCTCATTATTGGTGGCGGAAGTCGTCCTGGACAAAGTGACGGTAAAGAACGCGAACGGATCGAAGGAATTGTTAACGAACTAGGAATGCAAGACTTTACTGTATTTCCAGGACGTTTAGGTGATGACGATCTGCCAACTTATTATGCAGCAGCAGATATTTGTGTTGTTCCTAGCCACTACGAACCCTTTGGTTTAGTAGCAATTGAAGCGATGGCAAGTGGCACGCCTGTTGTAGCAAGTGATGTTGGTGGATTACAGTACACAGTAGTACCGGAAGAAACTGGATTACTTGCACCGCCGAAAGATGTGAATGCTTTTGCAACCGCGATTGACCGCATTTTAAGTAATTCAGAATGGCGTGCTCAACTTGGTTATGCGGCGAGAAAGCGAGTAGAAGACATGTTTAGCTGGGATGGTGTAGCCGCTCAACTTAGCAAACTGTACAATCAAATTTTGGAAGAACCACTTGTCCTTCCCGCAAAGGATGAGGCTATTGCTACAGCTTAA
- a CDS encoding DHH family phosphoesterase, producing the protein MNLNSSHLLNSSYSQTEPKEEPHLIAAVELPAPDTSLNAMSEIGYPAQRTNSLVMQKTEALRQVFEQHRQERQLVILQDFPDPDALSSAWTYQLIAQEYEIQCDIVYAGTLSHQENIALVKLTGLPAQRWTAQAAKSKDLSMYTGCALIDTQGTTSQLLPIVQDSGIPITAVVDHHSLQGDLKAEFADLRPTVRATATIFTQYLQAGLLKLDSSVAQHIKCATALMHGLRSDTDRLMQAQEDDFLAAAYLSRFHDAQLLNAILQANRSKRVMDVIERSLKNRMVQNNFSIAGVGYLRYDDRDAIPQAADFLVTEENVHTAVVYGIVHDDDEELELVIGSLRTTKLTLDPDEFIKEAFGQDSHGRFFGGGRTSAGGFEVPIGFLAGYIETSDYAKKKWEVFDTQIKQKLLRLVNPKDNPIQTE; encoded by the coding sequence ATGAATTTGAATTCGTCTCACTTGTTAAATAGTTCGTATTCTCAGACAGAGCCGAAAGAAGAACCTCACTTAATCGCAGCGGTGGAATTACCTGCTCCTGATACATCCCTAAATGCAATGAGTGAAATAGGCTATCCAGCCCAAAGAACTAACTCATTGGTTATGCAAAAAACAGAAGCTTTGCGGCAAGTATTTGAGCAACATAGACAGGAACGTCAGCTTGTCATTCTTCAAGATTTTCCTGATCCGGATGCACTTTCTAGTGCTTGGACTTATCAGTTAATTGCCCAGGAATACGAGATTCAGTGTGATATTGTCTATGCTGGTACACTGAGTCACCAAGAAAATATTGCACTAGTCAAACTCACAGGCTTACCAGCACAACGTTGGACAGCGCAAGCAGCTAAAAGTAAAGACTTATCAATGTATACAGGTTGTGCATTAATAGACACCCAAGGTACAACAAGCCAGCTTTTGCCAATCGTACAAGATAGTGGAATTCCTATTACAGCAGTTGTTGACCATCACAGCTTACAAGGTGATTTAAAAGCCGAATTTGCAGACTTACGCCCGACAGTTCGCGCAACTGCAACAATTTTTACGCAGTACCTACAGGCGGGATTACTCAAGTTAGATAGTAGCGTTGCCCAGCATATTAAGTGTGCCACTGCACTGATGCATGGCTTACGCTCAGACACAGATCGATTAATGCAGGCACAAGAAGATGATTTCTTAGCAGCTGCCTATTTGAGTCGGTTTCATGATGCGCAGTTGCTCAATGCCATCTTACAAGCAAATCGCTCCAAACGAGTGATGGATGTCATAGAGCGATCGCTGAAAAACCGCATGGTACAAAATAACTTCTCAATTGCTGGTGTTGGTTATTTACGTTATGACGATCGCGATGCCATCCCCCAAGCGGCAGACTTTCTAGTTACTGAAGAAAACGTACACACTGCAGTTGTCTACGGAATTGTTCACGACGATGACGAAGAACTCGAACTTGTCATTGGCTCGTTACGAACAACAAAACTAACACTCGATCCTGATGAGTTTATCAAAGAAGCCTTTGGACAAGACAGTCACGGACGCTTTTTTGGTGGTGGTCGCACCAGCGCTGGTGGTTTTGAAGTTCCAATTGGTTTTTTAGCAGGTTATATCGAAACTTCAGACTATGCCAAGAAAAAGTGGGAAGTGTTTGATACTCAAATCAAGCAAAAGCTCTTAAGGTTAGTGAATCCTAAAGATAATCCAATTCAAACAGAATGA
- the nuoH gene encoding NADH-quinone oxidoreductase subunit NuoH codes for MSTGIDLQGSFIKSLIDLGLPAGAAKAVWMPVPMVLMLIGATVGVLVTIWQERKISAAAQQRIGPEFMGPFGLLSPVADGIKFVFKEDIIPAKSDPWLFTLGPIIVVLPVFLSYLIVPFGENLAVTNVATGVFLWIALSSVQPIGLLMSGYASNNKYSLLGGLRAAAQSISYEIPLALAVLAVVMMSNSLSSIDIVEQQSGYGILGWNIWRQPIGFLIFWISALAECERMPFDLPEAEEELVAGYQTEYSGMKFALYYVASYVNLVLSALLVTVLYLGGWESPIPIELLAGWLGISETSPWLEIADASLGITMTVLKAYFLVFTAILLRWTVPRVRIDQLLDLGWKFLLPVSLANLLLTAALKLAFPAAFGG; via the coding sequence ATGAGTACAGGAATTGACCTCCAAGGAAGTTTCATTAAATCGCTGATCGACTTAGGGCTACCAGCAGGGGCAGCAAAAGCTGTTTGGATGCCAGTCCCTATGGTACTAATGTTAATTGGCGCAACTGTAGGAGTACTAGTCACTATTTGGCAAGAACGGAAGATTTCAGCTGCTGCTCAACAGCGGATTGGTCCAGAATTTATGGGACCATTTGGTTTATTGTCTCCTGTTGCCGATGGGATCAAGTTCGTTTTTAAAGAAGATATTATCCCTGCCAAGTCTGATCCCTGGCTGTTTACTTTAGGACCAATCATTGTCGTCCTGCCAGTCTTTTTATCGTATCTGATTGTGCCATTTGGCGAAAATTTAGCTGTTACGAACGTTGCCACGGGAGTATTTTTGTGGATTGCCTTGTCTAGCGTGCAACCAATTGGATTATTGATGTCTGGCTATGCATCAAACAACAAGTACTCACTCCTGGGCGGCTTAAGAGCAGCAGCACAATCGATTAGCTATGAAATTCCCTTAGCACTCGCAGTCCTCGCAGTGGTCATGATGTCAAATAGCCTCAGTAGTATCGATATTGTCGAACAGCAATCGGGCTATGGCATTCTTGGTTGGAATATCTGGCGACAGCCGATCGGTTTTCTAATCTTCTGGATTTCGGCATTAGCAGAATGCGAGAGAATGCCCTTTGACTTGCCAGAAGCAGAAGAAGAACTTGTTGCAGGATATCAAACTGAATACTCAGGGATGAAATTTGCGCTGTATTATGTTGCATCCTACGTCAACTTGGTGCTATCGGCGCTCCTTGTCACAGTTTTATATTTAGGTGGTTGGGAATCCCCTATCCCCATCGAGTTACTTGCTGGTTGGCTAGGTATCAGCGAAACGAGTCCTTGGTTAGAAATAGCAGATGCCTCATTGGGTATCACTATGACTGTACTCAAAGCATACTTCCTCGTGTTCACAGCAATTTTGCTGCGCTGGACTGTACCTAGAGTACGAATTGACCAGTTGCTAGATTTAGGATGGAAGTTTTTACTGCCAGTAAGTTTAGCAAACCTGTTATTAACTGCAGCATTGAAGCTTGCCTTTCCCGCTGCCTTTGGTGGATAG
- a CDS encoding RNA recognition motif domain-containing protein: protein MSVRLYIGNLPKEELERQELQAVFAEAGDSVTTKVIKDRKTGKCRGFGFVTVNSDEQADQIIEKFNGYMFKDTPLKIEKALPRSKGQEDEEQSSPINAPINNSSGSNQEKSPNRRNNKKSRRSNNNTQSSNNPDTIQPDPRWASELEKLKQMLSAQTSNG from the coding sequence ATGTCAGTTCGTCTATATATTGGCAATTTGCCGAAAGAAGAGTTAGAACGCCAGGAACTGCAAGCAGTTTTTGCAGAAGCTGGAGATTCAGTTACTACAAAAGTAATAAAAGATCGGAAAACTGGTAAATGTCGCGGCTTTGGCTTTGTAACAGTTAATAGTGACGAACAGGCTGATCAAATCATTGAAAAGTTCAATGGTTATATGTTCAAAGATACTCCTCTCAAAATTGAGAAAGCACTACCTCGCTCGAAGGGGCAGGAAGACGAAGAGCAATCTAGTCCAATTAATGCTCCCATCAACAATTCTAGTGGCAGTAACCAGGAAAAAAGCCCAAACCGTCGCAACAACAAAAAGTCACGTCGTAGCAACAATAATACCCAGTCTTCTAACAACCCAGATACAATCCAACCAGATCCTCGCTGGGCTTCTGAATTGGAGAAGTTGAAGCAAATGTTATCTGCACAAACAAGTAATGGGTAA